The Gammaproteobacteria bacterium DNA window GTTAACCAAATGGTGTATAAACATGCTATCTCAACTATTGTTCCTGCAAAATCAGTAAAAATTCCTTTTGGTGACGAAACAGAATAAAGCACTTCTAATATGGTGGAGAACACCACTATATGTTTGAACGCCCTAAGTCTGGTGAACGTGCACTATTAATCCATCCTGAATTTGGTAAATCCCCAGATCCTGCAGATACTGAAGAATTTTGTTTGCTTGCTCATTCTGCTGGCGCTCAAGAAATAGAAGTCATTACATATACTCGCCCTAAGCCTGAATCTCGCTTCCTTATTGGCCACGGAAAAGTTGATGAATTATCCGCTCTTGTGGAAGCACAAGAAATTGAGCTACTTCTGTTTAACTTCGAGTTATCACCTAGCCAGGAACGCAATATTGAAAAAGCATGCAAATGCAGGGTCCTCGATCGCACAGGCCTAATCTTAGATATTTTTGCTCAGCGAGCACGATCATACGAAGGCAAGCTACAGGTTGAACTTGCCCAACTAAAATTCATATCCACAAGGCTAGTACGTGGTTGGACTCACTTAGAAAGACAGAAAGGTGGAATAGGATTAAGAGGCCCCGGCGAAACTCAACTAGAAACTGATAGACGCCTGCTAGCGCAACGGGTAAAACACCTAGAGAAACGTTTACAAAAAGTACGTAAGCAACGCGAGCAAGGACGTCAAGCACGTAAGAAAAATTCAGTACCAACTGTCGCATTGGTAGGTTATACCAACGCGGGTAAGTCAACACTTTTTAATAGACTTACCTCTGCCAATGTATATCAGGCAGATCAATTATTTGCCACCCTAGACCCCACTTTACGTAAATTGGAATTAAGTAAAACTCAACATGTGGTATTAGCCGACACTGTAGGATTCATACAGAACCTTCCTCACGACTTGGTCGATGCATTTCATGCCACACTGCAAGAAACCTGTGAAGCAGACCTGCTATTACACGTTGTAGATGCTGGTAACGAATTGCGCAATGATCATATCGATCAAGTCAATCAAGTGCTTAAGCACATAGGTGCTGATGAATGCCCACAACTTTTAGTATTTAACAAAATTGATCAAACCCAACATATGCCGCATATTGATATGGGTGAAGACAAAAAAATTAATCGCATCTGGGTATCCGCACTAAAGGATCAAGGAATGAATTTACTGCATTCTGCCTTGCTTCAGTATTTCGAGTGCAAACAGACAAAAGTCACCATACATTTACCGCTAGAGCAAACAGAATTACGCACCTTACTTTACAGTCAAAATGCTGTACTCAATGAAACCTTTCACGCTGAAGGGGTA harbors:
- the hflX gene encoding ribosome rescue GTPase HflX, which encodes MFERPKSGERALLIHPEFGKSPDPADTEEFCLLAHSAGAQEIEVITYTRPKPESRFLIGHGKVDELSALVEAQEIELLLFNFELSPSQERNIEKACKCRVLDRTGLILDIFAQRARSYEGKLQVELAQLKFISTRLVRGWTHLERQKGGIGLRGPGETQLETDRRLLAQRVKHLEKRLQKVRKQREQGRQARKKNSVPTVALVGYTNAGKSTLFNRLTSANVYQADQLFATLDPTLRKLELSKTQHVVLADTVGFIQNLPHDLVDAFHATLQETCEADLLLHVVDAGNELRNDHIDQVNQVLKHIGADECPQLLVFNKIDQTQHMPHIDMGEDKKINRIWVSALKDQGMNLLHSALLQYFECKQTKVTIHLPLEQTELRTLLYSQNAVLNETFHAEGVWEIEASLSNILKDRFAPYMYNPLDNKTSQHKADFLAQSE